A region from the Camelus ferus isolate YT-003-E chromosome 1, BCGSAC_Cfer_1.0, whole genome shotgun sequence genome encodes:
- the TRA2B gene encoding transformer-2 protein homolog beta isoform X2 has product MSDSGEQNYGERESRSASRSGSAHGSGKSARHTPARSRSKEDSRRSRSKSRSRSESRSRSRRSSRRHYTRSRSRSRSHRRSRSRSYSRDYRRRHSHSHSPMSTRRRHVGNRANPDPNCCLGVFGLSLYTTERDLREVFSKYGPIADVSIVYDQQSRRSRGFAFVYFENVDDAKEAKERANGMELDGRRIRVDFSITKRPHTPTPGIYMGRPTYGSSRRRDYYDRGYDRGYDDRDYYSRSYRGGGGGGGGWRAAQDRDQIYRRRSPSPYYSRGGYRSRSRSRSYSPRKF; this is encoded by the exons GAATCCCGTTCTGCTTCCAGAAGTGGAAGTGCTCATGGATCTGGGAAATCTGCAAGGCATACCCCTGCAAGGTCTCGCTCCAAGGAAGATTCCAGGCGTTCCAGATCAAAGTCCAGGTCCAGATCTGAATCTAG GTCTAGATCCAGAAGAAGTTCTCGAAGGCATTATACAAGGTCACGATCTCGGTCCCGCTCCCATAGAAGATCCCGTAGCAGATCTTACAGTAGAGATTATCGAAGACGACATAGCCATAGTCATTCTCCCATGTCTACTCGCAGGCGTCATGTTGGGAATCGG gcAAATCCTGATCCCAACTGTTGTCTTGGAGTATTTGGATTGAGCTTGTACACTACAGAAAGGGATCTAAGAGAAGTGTTCTCTAAATATGGCCCAATTGCTGATGTGTCTATTGTATATGACCAGCAGTCCAGACGTTCAAGAGGATTTgcctttgtatattttgaaaacgTAGATGATGCCAAGGAA GCAAAAGAGCGTGCCAATGGAATGGAGCTTGATGGACGTAGGATCAGAGTTGATTTCTCTATAACAAAAAGACCACATACCCCAACACCAGGAATTTACATGGGGAGACCTACCta TGGCAGCTCACGCCGTCGGGATTACTATGACAGAGGATATGATCGAGGCTATGATGATCGGGACTATTATAGTAGATCATACAG AGGAggcggtggaggaggaggaggatggagagccGCTCAAGACAGGGATCAAATATATAG AAGACGGTCACCTTCTCCTTACTATAGTCGTGGAGGATACAGATCACGATCCCGATCTCGATCATACTCTCCTCGTAAGTTTTGA
- the TRA2B gene encoding transformer-2 protein homolog beta isoform X3 encodes MSDSGEQNYGERESRSASRSGSAHGSGKSARHTPARSRSKEDSRRSRSKSRSRSESRSRSRRSSRRHYTRSRSRSRSHRRSRSRSYSRDYRRRHSHSHSPMSTRRRHVGNRANPDPNCCLGVFGLSLYTTERDLREVFSKYGPIADVSIVYDQQSRRSRGFAFVYFENVDDAKEAKERANGMELDGRRIRVDFSITKRPHTPTPGIYMGRPTYGSSRRRDYYDRGYDRGYDDRDYYSRSYRGGGGGGGGWRAAQDRDQIYRRSPSPYYSRGGYRSRSRSRSYSPRRY; translated from the exons GAATCCCGTTCTGCTTCCAGAAGTGGAAGTGCTCATGGATCTGGGAAATCTGCAAGGCATACCCCTGCAAGGTCTCGCTCCAAGGAAGATTCCAGGCGTTCCAGATCAAAGTCCAGGTCCAGATCTGAATCTAG GTCTAGATCCAGAAGAAGTTCTCGAAGGCATTATACAAGGTCACGATCTCGGTCCCGCTCCCATAGAAGATCCCGTAGCAGATCTTACAGTAGAGATTATCGAAGACGACATAGCCATAGTCATTCTCCCATGTCTACTCGCAGGCGTCATGTTGGGAATCGG gcAAATCCTGATCCCAACTGTTGTCTTGGAGTATTTGGATTGAGCTTGTACACTACAGAAAGGGATCTAAGAGAAGTGTTCTCTAAATATGGCCCAATTGCTGATGTGTCTATTGTATATGACCAGCAGTCCAGACGTTCAAGAGGATTTgcctttgtatattttgaaaacgTAGATGATGCCAAGGAA GCAAAAGAGCGTGCCAATGGAATGGAGCTTGATGGACGTAGGATCAGAGTTGATTTCTCTATAACAAAAAGACCACATACCCCAACACCAGGAATTTACATGGGGAGACCTACCta TGGCAGCTCACGCCGTCGGGATTACTATGACAGAGGATATGATCGAGGCTATGATGATCGGGACTATTATAGTAGATCATACAG AGGAggcggtggaggaggaggaggatggagagccGCTCAAGACAGGGATCAAATATATAG ACGGTCACCTTCTCCTTACTATAGTCGTGGAGGATACAGATCACGATCCCGATCTCGATCATACTCTCCTC gTCGCTATTAA
- the TRA2B gene encoding transformer-2 protein homolog beta isoform X1, with protein sequence MSDSGEQNYGERESRSASRSGSAHGSGKSARHTPARSRSKEDSRRSRSKSRSRSESRSRSRRSSRRHYTRSRSRSRSHRRSRSRSYSRDYRRRHSHSHSPMSTRRRHVGNRANPDPNCCLGVFGLSLYTTERDLREVFSKYGPIADVSIVYDQQSRRSRGFAFVYFENVDDAKEAKERANGMELDGRRIRVDFSITKRPHTPTPGIYMGRPTYGSSRRRDYYDRGYDRGYDDRDYYSRSYRGGGGGGGGWRAAQDRDQIYRRRSPSPYYSRGGYRSRSRSRSYSPRRY encoded by the exons GAATCCCGTTCTGCTTCCAGAAGTGGAAGTGCTCATGGATCTGGGAAATCTGCAAGGCATACCCCTGCAAGGTCTCGCTCCAAGGAAGATTCCAGGCGTTCCAGATCAAAGTCCAGGTCCAGATCTGAATCTAG GTCTAGATCCAGAAGAAGTTCTCGAAGGCATTATACAAGGTCACGATCTCGGTCCCGCTCCCATAGAAGATCCCGTAGCAGATCTTACAGTAGAGATTATCGAAGACGACATAGCCATAGTCATTCTCCCATGTCTACTCGCAGGCGTCATGTTGGGAATCGG gcAAATCCTGATCCCAACTGTTGTCTTGGAGTATTTGGATTGAGCTTGTACACTACAGAAAGGGATCTAAGAGAAGTGTTCTCTAAATATGGCCCAATTGCTGATGTGTCTATTGTATATGACCAGCAGTCCAGACGTTCAAGAGGATTTgcctttgtatattttgaaaacgTAGATGATGCCAAGGAA GCAAAAGAGCGTGCCAATGGAATGGAGCTTGATGGACGTAGGATCAGAGTTGATTTCTCTATAACAAAAAGACCACATACCCCAACACCAGGAATTTACATGGGGAGACCTACCta TGGCAGCTCACGCCGTCGGGATTACTATGACAGAGGATATGATCGAGGCTATGATGATCGGGACTATTATAGTAGATCATACAG AGGAggcggtggaggaggaggaggatggagagccGCTCAAGACAGGGATCAAATATATAG AAGACGGTCACCTTCTCCTTACTATAGTCGTGGAGGATACAGATCACGATCCCGATCTCGATCATACTCTCCTC gTCGCTATTAA